The Chlorocebus sabaeus isolate Y175 chromosome 6, mChlSab1.0.hap1, whole genome shotgun sequence genome has a segment encoding these proteins:
- the TICAM1 gene encoding TIR domain-containing adapter molecule 1, translated as MACTGPSLPSAFDILGAAGQDKLLYLKHKLKTPRPGCQGQDLLHAMVLLKLGQETEARISLEALKADAVARLVARQWAGVDSTEDPEEPPDVSWTVARLYHLLAEEKLCPASLRDVAYQEALRTLRSRSDHRLGELQDEARNRCGWDVVGDPGSIRTLQSNLDCLPPSSASPSGTRSLPRPIDGVAGWSQGRSLRSTDSPASLASNLEISQSPTMPFLSPHRSPHRPSKLCDDPQANLVLEPVPGGCQEPEEMSWPPSGETAGPLELPNSPPPALPKVTPDTTSTGLPETPTAPETSTHYPVECTKESAGAQSLPSPIVEPIKNPCPVKDQSPLQLPVEDTTSPNTKPCPPTPTTTETSPPAPPPPSSALCSAHLTPSSLFSSSLESSSEQKFYNFVILHARADEHIALRVREKLEALGVPDGATFCEDFQVPGRGELSCLQDAIDHSAFIILLLTSNFDCHLSLHQVNQAMMSNLTRQGSPDCVIPFLPLESSPAQLSSDTASLLSGLVRLDEHSQIFARKVANTFRPHRLQARKAMWRKEQDARALREQSQHLDSERMQAAALNAAYSAYLQSYLSYQAQMEQLQVAFGSHMPFGTGAPFGARMPFGGQGPLGAPPSFPTWQGCPQPPPLHTWQAGTPPPPSPQPATFPPSLPFSQPPAFPTASPAPPQSPGLQPLIIHHAQMVQLGLNNHMWNQRGSQAPEDKTQEAE; from the coding sequence ATGGCCTGCACGGGCCCGTCACTTCCTAGTGCCTTCGACATTCTAGGCGCAGCAGGCCAGGACAAGCTCTTGTATCTGAAACACAAACTGAAGACCCCACGCCCAGGCTGCCAAGGGCAGGACCTCCTGCATGCCATGGTCCTCCTGAAGCTGggccaggaaactgaggccaggatcTCTCTAGAGGCACTGAAGGCCGATGCAGTAGCCCGGCTGGTGGCCCGCCAGTGGGCTGGTGTGGACAGCACCGAGGACCCAGAGGAGCCCCCAGATGTGTCCTGGACTGTAGCCCGCTTGTACCACCTGCTGGCTGAGGAGAAGCTGTGCCCGGCCTCGCTGCGGGACGTGGCCTACCAGGAAGCCCTCCGTACCCTCAGGTCCAGGAGCGACCACCGGCTGGGGGAACTTCAGGATGAGGCCCGAAACCGGTGTGGGTGGGATGTTGTTGGGGATCCAGGGAGCATCCGGACGCTCCAGTCCAATCTGGACTGCCTCCCACCATCCTCGGCTTCGCCCTCTGGGACCCGGAGCCTCCCGCGTCCCATCGACGGTGTTGCCGGCTGGAGCCAAGGGCGCTCCCTGCGATCCACCGACAGCCCCGCCTCCCTGGCCAGCAACTTGGAAATCAGCCAGTCCCCGACCATGCCCTTCCTCAGCCCGCACCGCAGCCCACACAGGCCCAGCAAGCTCTGTGACGACCCTCAGGCCAACCTGGTGCTGGAGCCTGTCCCCGGTGGCTGCCAGGAGCCTGAGGAGATGAGCTGGCCGCCATCGGGGGAGACTGCTGGCCCCCTAGAGCTGCCAAACAGCCCACCCCCTGCGCTTCCCAAAGTGACCCCAGATACAACCTCAACTGGCCTCCCTGAAACCCCCACAGCTCCAGAAACCAGCACCCACTACCCGGTGGAGTGCACTAAGGAGTCTGCAGGCGCCCAGTCTCTCCCCTCGCCCATCGTGGAGCCCATCAAAAACCCCTGCCCTGTCAAAGACCAGTCGCCACTCCAACTTCCTGTGGAAGACACCACTTCTCCAAATACCAAGCCGTGCCCACCTACTCCCACCACCACAGAAACATCCCCtcccgctcctcctcctccttcatcaGCCCTTTGTTCAGCTCACCTGACCCCCTCCTCCTTGTTCTCTTCCTCCCTGGAATCGTCATCGGAACAGAAATTCTATAACTTTGTGATCCTCCATGCCAGGGCGGACGAGCACATTGCCCTGCGGGTCCGGGAGAAGCTGGAGGCCCTTGGTGTGCCCGACGGGGCCACCTTCTGCGAGGATTTCCAGGTGCCCGGGCGTGGGGAGCTGAGCTGCCTGCAGGATGCCATAGACCACTCAGCTTTCATCATCCTACTTCTCACCTCCAACTTCGACTGTCACCTGAGCCTGCACCAGGTGAACCAAGCCATGATGAGCAACCTCACGCGACAGGGGTCACCAGACTGTGTCATCCCCTTCCTGCCCCTGGAGAGCTCCCCGGCCCAGCTCAGCTCGGACACGGCCAGCCTGCTCTCCGGGCTGGTGCGGCTGGACGAACACTCCCAGATCTTCGCTAGGAAGGTGGCCAACACCTTCAGGCCCCACAGGCTTCAGGCCCGAAAGGCCATGTGGAGGAAGGAACAGGACGCCCGAGCCCTGCGGGAACAGAGCCAACACCTGGACAGTGAGCGGATGCAGGCAGCGGCCCTGAACGCGGCCTACTCGGCCTACCTCCAGAGCTACCTGTCCTATCAGGCACAGATGGAGCAGCTCCAGGTGGCTTTTGGGAGCCACATGCCATTTGGGACTGGGGCACCCTTTGGGGCTCGAATGCCCTTTGGGGGCCAGGGGCCCCTGGGAGCCCCACCATCCTTTCCCACTTGGCAGGGGTGCCCGCAGCCACCACCCCTGCACACGTGGCAGGCTGGCACCCCACCACCGCCCTCCCCACAGCCAGCAACCTTCCCACCGTCACTGCCCTTCTCGCAGCCACCAGCCTTCCCTACGGCCTCACCTGCACCCCCTCAGAGCCCAGGACTGCAACCCCTCATTATCCACCATGCACAGATGGTACAGCTGGGGCTGAACAATCACATGTGGAACCAGAGAGGGTCCCAGGCGCCCGAGGACAAAACACAGGAGGCAGAATGA